One window of the Oncorhynchus mykiss isolate Arlee chromosome 5, USDA_OmykA_1.1, whole genome shotgun sequence genome contains the following:
- the LOC110522854 gene encoding endoplasmic reticulum mannosyl-oligosaccharide 1,2-alpha-mannosidase-like, protein MDVNLFESTIRIVGVMLSTYHLAGDEMFLEKAKDIGLRLIPAFKTPSKIPFSDVNIGKGTAHTPRWMSDSTLAEVTSVQLEFRELRRLTHDPQCQEVVNEVMRLIHKLPGKHDGLVTMFINTNSGLFSHKAEFTLGAWADSYYEYLLKQWIQRGKTEPELAPFYSVCKFLDILVGGFQISCLFP, encoded by the exons ATGGACGTTAACCTGTTTGAGAGCACCATCCGGATTGTGGGAGTCATGCTGAGCACCTACCACCTGGCTGGGGATGAGATGTTCCTGGAGAAGGCT AAAGATATTGGGTTGAGGTTGATCCCTGCCTTCAAAACCCCCTCCAAGATCCCCTTCTCTGATGTGAACATTGGGAAGGGCACGGCCCACACACCTCGCTGGATGTCCGACAGCACCCTGGCCGAGGTCACCAGTGTCCAGCTGGAGTTCAGAGAGCTCAGGCGTCTTACCCACGACCCTCAGTGCCAG GAGGTGGTGAATGAGGTGATGAGGCTGATCCATAAGCTGCCAGGGAAACATGACGGCCTGGTGACAATGTTCATCAACACCAACAGCGGCTTGTTCAGCCACAAAGCAGAGTTCACCCTGGGGGCCTGGGCAGACAGCTACTACGAGTACCTGCTCAAACAGTGGATACAGAGAGGCAAGACTGAACCAGAGTTAGCACCTTTCTATTCTGTTTGCAAATTCCTGGatatcctggttggaggattccagaTTTCTTGCTTATTCCCTTGA